From Natronorubrum halophilum, a single genomic window includes:
- a CDS encoding inositol monophosphatase family protein — MSRPESDSETERSFINNARRRFLKTAGVAGAALGAGAGTNTAFGDSHDGDDEEGVIKDLEGQLPIDDQYLRIAVKAAGQAAQLHQNYFGSIEQSEEKDPQNLLTEVDTEAETLLRETIEGELGDDFEEEGHAIYGEEQGGGEGEYNYLWMLDPLDGTTNFIQEIPHFGVNIAVIKNDGEKDETDAEYPGELYAGVTYYSLRDEVWVAVKDKGAYKFESDGFDLVDEDSEPEELTVTETDTFSDALHGVGFYSKDTADDFGYMGLWRYLFADSIGTRLSGAAAPDIAFVADGQFDTCSVADLKEVDVAPGALIVREAGGTVTDFEGNDDLDSILSGDLVATNSVLHENYLNLYDAAGKDWLTTPVDALIGEVDGILNKSECSFKCE; from the coding sequence ATGTCACGACCCGAAAGCGACTCCGAAACAGAGCGCAGCTTTATAAACAATGCTCGTCGTCGGTTTCTCAAGACGGCTGGAGTGGCGGGAGCGGCCCTTGGTGCCGGAGCAGGAACTAATACCGCCTTCGGTGATTCACACGACGGCGATGACGAGGAAGGGGTCATCAAAGACCTTGAGGGGCAGCTACCGATTGATGACCAATATCTTCGGATTGCCGTCAAAGCAGCGGGCCAGGCGGCACAACTCCACCAAAATTACTTTGGTTCCATCGAACAGTCAGAGGAGAAAGACCCACAAAATCTTCTTACAGAGGTTGATACGGAAGCGGAGACACTCCTTCGCGAGACCATTGAAGGCGAACTCGGTGATGACTTCGAAGAGGAAGGCCACGCCATATACGGCGAAGAGCAAGGCGGTGGTGAGGGAGAGTATAATTACCTCTGGATGCTCGACCCCCTCGACGGGACGACGAACTTCATTCAGGAGATTCCACATTTCGGCGTCAACATCGCTGTCATAAAAAACGATGGCGAGAAAGATGAGACCGACGCGGAGTATCCCGGAGAACTGTACGCTGGTGTAACGTACTACTCGCTTCGAGACGAGGTCTGGGTGGCTGTCAAAGACAAAGGTGCATACAAATTTGAGAGTGATGGCTTTGATCTTGTAGACGAGGATTCTGAGCCAGAAGAACTCACAGTCACTGAGACAGACACCTTCTCAGATGCGCTTCACGGGGTCGGGTTCTATAGCAAAGACACTGCCGACGATTTCGGTTATATGGGTCTCTGGAGGTACCTCTTTGCAGATTCGATAGGGACGCGACTGAGCGGAGCGGCCGCACCGGATATCGCGTTTGTTGCCGATGGCCAGTTTGACACGTGCTCCGTTGCTGATCTTAAGGAAGTAGACGTCGCACCTGGAGCACTGATCGTCAGAGAGGCGGGCGGAACAGTAACCGACTTTGAGGGTAACGATGACCTTGATTCGATCCTCTCTGGTGATCTCGTCGCTACAAACAGTGTACTCCATGAAAACTATCTGAACCTCTACGATGCAGCTGGGAAAGACTGGCTCACCACGCCCGTTGACGCATTAATCGGAGAGGTTGATGGAATCCTGAACAAATCTGAGTGTAGCTTCAAGTGTGAATGA
- a CDS encoding PadR family transcriptional regulator, whose translation MYDLTAFQRDLLYAIAGHDEPHGLAIKDELENYYEKDIHAGRLYPNLDALVDKGLVEKGTVDRRTNYYSLTRRGRREIEARRKWEHQYVSELLADS comes from the coding sequence ATGTATGACTTGACTGCCTTCCAACGTGACTTGCTCTATGCAATCGCCGGCCACGACGAGCCACACGGACTCGCGATCAAAGATGAACTCGAGAACTACTACGAGAAGGATATTCACGCCGGACGACTGTATCCAAACCTCGACGCACTCGTCGACAAAGGACTTGTCGAAAAAGGGACGGTCGATCGGCGAACGAACTACTACTCACTAACGCGTCGTGGTCGACGCGAGATTGAAGCACGCCGTAAATGGGAACACCAGTATGTTAGTGAGCTGCTCGCAGACTCATAG
- a CDS encoding metal-dependent hydrolase: MMPWGHLAFGYVLYSLGHRFVTRKPPAGLGVVLAIVVGTQLPDVVDKTLSWGLHLFPQGYSIAHSILVAVPVGLLILGATAFRSRDIGIAFVLGYWSHLLGDAILAVPKRGVSPGDRLLWPIVTLPPYRNEPTLFGRVEGILSTLFSEMLTPEHFVFLAIYAVPYLLVFLLWIIDGSPGIAFLWRKENHQ, translated from the coding sequence ATGATGCCATGGGGGCATCTCGCCTTCGGCTATGTTCTGTATTCACTTGGCCATCGCTTTGTGACACGTAAGCCGCCAGCCGGACTGGGAGTCGTTCTCGCGATAGTGGTCGGCACGCAGTTGCCGGATGTCGTCGATAAAACGCTCTCATGGGGACTCCATCTCTTTCCCCAGGGCTATTCGATCGCCCACTCCATACTCGTTGCTGTCCCCGTTGGGCTGCTTATTCTCGGTGCAACAGCTTTCAGAAGCCGGGATATCGGTATCGCATTTGTTCTGGGGTACTGGTCGCACCTTCTTGGTGATGCGATACTCGCCGTTCCAAAACGTGGTGTTTCGCCGGGTGATCGACTTCTCTGGCCAATCGTTACGCTTCCGCCGTACCGAAACGAACCAACATTGTTTGGGCGAGTCGAGGGAATCCTCAGTACACTCTTCAGCGAGATGCTGACTCCCGAACATTTCGTCTTTCTCGCTATTTACGCGGTGCCGTACCTACTGGTATTCTTGCTCTGGATAATTGATGGCTCGCCTGGCATCGCGTTTCTTTGGCGAAAAGAGAACCACCAGTGA
- a CDS encoding SDR family oxidoreductase — MTRTLVTGATGTLGTALRPRLIAAGHTVRAASRSPPEETEEDLEWVALDLIEGTGIEPSLENIDVIIHAATAPQGDTAAVDVQGTKRLLEAAEAAGVENFLYPSIVGIDDIPFSYYEHKVAAETSIEDSDIPATIVRATQFHSFVAEMLGYVAKLPVWPLPTKIQLQPVDVGEVADGVVDHATLTPSGRTDPVGGPKIHSVGELAQTYRDARGSQRPIIRFPIPGKTVAGFRAGHATCPDYMVGTVTWKEWLAEQYAN; from the coding sequence GTGACCCGAACACTGGTAACCGGCGCAACAGGCACGCTCGGGACGGCCCTCCGGCCACGACTTATAGCGGCGGGACACACTGTCCGGGCAGCGAGCCGCTCGCCCCCCGAAGAGACCGAAGAAGATCTCGAATGGGTGGCACTCGACTTGATTGAAGGCACAGGTATCGAACCATCGCTCGAAAACATCGACGTCATTATTCACGCAGCGACGGCTCCACAGGGCGACACAGCCGCGGTTGACGTACAGGGGACAAAACGACTTCTCGAAGCGGCTGAAGCGGCTGGCGTGGAGAATTTTCTTTATCCCTCTATCGTCGGTATCGACGACATTCCCTTCTCCTACTACGAACACAAGGTTGCCGCCGAGACGTCGATCGAGGACAGCGACATCCCAGCGACTATCGTCCGTGCAACGCAGTTTCACTCGTTCGTCGCGGAAATGCTCGGCTACGTGGCGAAGCTTCCGGTGTGGCCCCTCCCGACAAAAATACAACTCCAACCCGTTGACGTCGGCGAGGTCGCAGATGGCGTCGTGGATCACGCAACACTGACGCCGAGCGGTCGGACTGACCCAGTTGGTGGTCCCAAAATTCACTCAGTAGGCGAACTCGCACAGACATACCGCGATGCGCGTGGTTCTCAACGTCCAATCATCAGGTTCCCCATCCCCGGTAAAACTGTAGCGGGATTTCGGGCCGGCCATGCAACTTGCCCCGATTATATGGTTGGAACGGTTACTTGGAAAGAGTGGCTCGCAGAGCAGTACGCAAATTGA
- a CDS encoding type II toxin-antitoxin system VapC family toxin, whose translation MTDKIVFDTEPIIAYLDDEPGSDVVEAWIDRVASGEVDGYISPVTKTEVLYVGSRVGFRLDDVRASLDRLEELGVAVFDPRECWETAAALKEAYTMALGDAYALATADAVDGTLLVGADTDFDELEDDVERFRDESA comes from the coding sequence ATGACGGACAAGATCGTTTTCGACACAGAACCAATCATTGCCTATCTGGACGACGAACCTGGGAGTGACGTCGTCGAAGCGTGGATCGATCGGGTGGCATCTGGAGAGGTTGATGGGTACATTAGTCCGGTCACAAAAACAGAGGTGCTGTATGTTGGCTCTCGAGTCGGGTTCCGCCTCGACGATGTTCGGGCGAGTCTTGATCGGCTTGAGGAACTAGGCGTTGCAGTGTTTGACCCTCGAGAGTGCTGGGAAACTGCCGCTGCGCTCAAAGAGGCGTATACTATGGCGCTTGGAGATGCATACGCGCTTGCGACGGCCGACGCGGTTGATGGGACACTACTTGTTGGAGCAGATACTGATTTCGACGAACTAGAAGACGATGTAGAACGGTTTCGGGACGAGTCTGCCTAA
- a CDS encoding AbrB/MazE/SpoVT family DNA-binding domain-containing protein, producing the protein MSSNTKLNGEERIVSVTEKGQATIPKRLREKHGIPAPGRVKFVENDDGEIVVRPVGSMREFRGLERESDDERPATALLREERERDKQRADELIERFSDKTEEE; encoded by the coding sequence ATGTCGAGTAATACAAAACTGAACGGTGAGGAACGCATCGTCTCAGTTACTGAAAAAGGGCAGGCGACGATCCCAAAGCGCCTCCGAGAAAAACACGGCATCCCTGCTCCAGGCCGTGTCAAATTCGTCGAGAACGATGATGGGGAAATCGTTGTCCGTCCAGTTGGCTCGATGCGAGAGTTTCGCGGCCTCGAACGAGAAAGTGATGATGAGCGTCCTGCGACGGCCCTCCTCCGTGAGGAGCGAGAGCGCGACAAACAACGAGCCGATGAGCTAATCGAACGCTTTTCCGATAAAACTGAGGAAGAATGA
- a CDS encoding ArsR family transcriptional regulator, whose product MSETHTGVADSGPFAEQQRLFKLLSQDTRHLIIQELLGHPAHLMSLAELEYMTGKSQAAIKDQLETLIDAGLLARYTYEPSEEKRDLPSQFYGFTERGVKILHDYKYLRGLPVARALYENTRKTEKIERHESAPRPELPEAVAEALEFDEPDLDAVDAGTTR is encoded by the coding sequence ATGAGCGAAACCCACACTGGCGTGGCCGATTCGGGGCCGTTCGCGGAACAGCAGCGGCTATTCAAGTTGCTGTCTCAGGATACGCGCCACCTCATCATTCAGGAACTCCTCGGCCACCCCGCACACCTGATGTCGCTCGCTGAACTCGAGTATATGACTGGAAAGAGCCAAGCGGCCATCAAAGACCAACTGGAGACGCTGATCGACGCCGGACTCCTCGCACGCTACACGTACGAACCGAGCGAGGAGAAACGCGATCTTCCCTCGCAGTTCTACGGGTTCACGGAGCGGGGCGTCAAAATCCTCCACGACTACAAGTATCTACGTGGGCTCCCGGTCGCCCGCGCCCTCTACGAAAACACACGTAAAACCGAGAAAATCGAACGCCACGAATCGGCCCCGCGGCCGGAACTTCCCGAAGCTGTTGCGGAGGCACTCGAGTTTGATGAACCCGATCTCGACGCCGTTGATGCCGGCACAACCCGGTAG